ATTAATATTTAAAGAAGTAAACAGATGACAAGTTTGTTGGTAATTATAGTTTTAGTTTTATTAGCAGTTGCATTATGGCAATTGACCAAGATATTTGATCTTACTCAGGTAGGAGCATCTTCGGACGATTCTCAGGTTGCATCAGATAATGACAATAACATTCAGGGATATATTATGTTTGGCTTTTTAGCTTTCATTTATATATTTACTATTTATGGTTTACTAAAATGGGGTAATTTGGCGCTTCATACTCCTGCTTCTGAGCACGGTGGTTTAGTAGATAATTTAATGAATATTACTTGGGTTTTGATCTTTACAGTTCAAGTTATTACTCAAGGTTTATTATACTGGTTTTCTTTTAAATACAAAGGAAATAAAGATAAAAAAGCGTTATTCTTTGCTGATAGTAATAAATTAGAAGCAATTTGGAGTATCATTCCATCTGTTGTTTTAGCATGTTTGATTCTTTACGGATTGTATGCTTGGAATAACATTATGTTCGTAGATAAAGACGAAGATGTAATTGAGATTGAATTATATGCTCAGCAGTTTAAATGGACGGCTAGATATGCAGGTCAAGATAATGTTTTAGGAAAAGCTAACGTACGTTTGATTGAAGGAGTAAATACATTAGGTGTTGATATGTCTGATAAAAATGCTCAAGATGATATTGTAGTTTCAGAATTACATATTCCTAAAGGTAAAAAAGTTCATTTTAAAATGCGTTCTCAGGATGTATTGCACTCAGCATACTTTCCTCACTTTAGAGCACAAATGAACTGTGTTCCAGGTATGGTTACTGAATTTGCTTTTGTTCCAACTTATACTACTGCTGAATACAGAGAGATGCCATTTATGGTTGAGAAAGTTGCAAACATCAACAAACTTAGAGCTGAAAAAAGTATTGAATTAGTTGCAAAAGGAGGAACAGCTTTAGATCCTTATACATTTGATTATTTATTATTATGTAATAAAATTTGTGGAGCTTCTCACTACAATATGCAAATGAAGGTTGTTGTAGATACTCCAGAAGACTATAAAAAATGGTTAAGTGAAAAAACTACTTTAGCACAGGATATCGCAGCTGCAAAAGCTGCTGAGAAACCAGCTGAAGGAGCTGCACCAACTACAGATTCTACTGCTAAAGTAATCGACACAGTTAAAGCTGTTGTTGATACTGTTAAAGCAGCTGTAGCTAAAGTTGCAATGAAATAATATTATTTAGAAAATTTAAAGTACACATATATGTCAGCAGAAGCGCACGATCACGATCACGGACACGATCACGAGCACGAACATCATCATAAAGACACGTTCATTACTAAATATATTTTTAGTATTGATCACAAAATGATTGCTAAACAATACTTGATTACTGGTATTGTTATGGGAGTAATTGGTATTGCAATGTCCTTGCTTTTTAGAATGCAATTGGCGTGGCCAGAAGAGTCTTTTAAGATATTTAATGTTTTATTAGGAGATAAATTTGCACCTGATGGTGTAATGGCAAATGATATTTATTTAGCTTTAGTTACAATTCACGGTACCATCATGGTATTCTTTGTACTGACGGCAGGTTTGAGTGGAACTTTTAGTAACTTACTTATTCCACTTCAGATTGGAGCGCGAGATATGGCTTCTGGATTCATGAATATGATTTCCTATTGGTTATTTTTCTTGTCTGCTGTTGTAATGTTATGTTCTTTATTTGTTGAAGCTGGTCCAGCTTCTGCAGGATGGACAATTTACCCTCCATTAAGTGCTTTACCACAAGCGATTCCTGGATCTGGAACTGGTATGACTTTATGGTTAGTATCTATGGCTATTTTCATCGCATCTTCTTTGATGGGATCTTTAAATTACATTGTTACTGTTCTTAACTTAAGAACTAAAGGGATGTCTATGACTAGACTTCCACTTACAATATGGACATTTTTCGTAACAGCTATTATTGGTGTTATTTCATTCCCAGTATTATTGTCTGCTGCTTTATTATTGATTTTCGATAGAAGTTTCGGTACTTCATTCTTCTTATCTGATATCTATATTGCAGGAGAGGTTTTACACTACCAAGGAGGTTCTCCAGTATTGTTTGAGCACTTATTCTGGTTCTTAGGTCACCCTGAGGTTTATATCGTAATCTTACCAGCAATGGGTCTTGTTTCTGAAATTATGGCTACGAACTCTCGTAAACCAATCTTCGGATATAGAGCAATGATTATGTCAGTTCTTGCAATTGCATTCTTATCAACTATTGTATGGGGTCACCACATGTTTATTTCAGGTATGAATCCTTTCTTAGGATCTGTATTTACTTTCACTACTTTATTGATTGCAATTCCTTCTGCTGTAAAAGCATTTAACTGGATTACAACTTTATGGAAAGGTAACTTACAGTTTAACCCTGCAATGTTATTCTCTATTGGAATGGTTTCTACTTTCATCACTGGAGGTTTAACTGGAATCATTTTAGGAGATAGTACCTTAGATATTAACGTTCACGATACTTACTTCGTAATTGCTCACTTTCACTTAGTAATGGGTATCTCTGCACTTTACGGAATGTTTGCTGGTATTTACCACTGGTTTCCTAAAATGTACGGAAGAATGTTAAATAAGAACTTAGGTTATATTCACTTCTGGATTACGGCGGTTTGTGCTTACGGAGTATTCTTCCCAATGCACTTTATTGGATTAGCTGGTTTACCAAGACGTTATTATACAAATACTAACTTCCCATTATTTGATGATTTACAAAATGTGAATGTTTTAATTACAACGTTCGCTCTTGTTGGTGGTGCATTCCAGTTAGTATTCTTATACAACTTCTTTAGCAGTATTTTCTATGGTAAAAAAGCTGTTCAAAACCCATGGAAATCTACAACTTTAGAATGGACTACTCCAGTTGAACATATCCACGGAAACTGGCCAGGAGAAATCCCTCACGTGTACCGTTGGCCGTATGACTATAGTAACCCAAATCATGATGTAGATTTTGTTCCTCAAAATGTACCAATGAAAGAAGGTGAAGAAGTTTTACACCACTAAAAATATTTTAAAAGACCGTCATCTCTGACGGTCTTTTTTATTTGGTTAAAGTTTAAAAGGATATTATTACTATTTTATAGAACTAATTACTTTCTATATCTTTGTAGGATGAATGAAAATCTTGATCCTACTACAAAAGGATATAACTCAGAAGAATTAGATCTTGAAAAAAGATTACGCCCGCTATCATTTGATGACTTTGCTGGACAAGATCAAGTTTTGGAAAATTTAAAAGTCTTTGTCGCTGCAGCTAATCAGCGAGGCGAAGCGCTTGACCATGCTCTTTTTCATGGGCCTCCTGGACTTGGTAAAACGACTTTGGCAAATATATTAGCTAATGAACTTCAAGTTGGAATTAAAATTACTTCTGGTCCTGTACTTGACAAGCCAGGAGATTTAGCTGGATTGTTGACGAATTTAGATGAAAGAGATGTTTTGTTTATTGATGAAATTCATAGATTAAGTCCTGTTGTTGAAGAATATTTATATTCGGCAATGGAGGATTTCAAAATCGATATTATGATTGAATCGGGGCCAAATGCACGAACAGTTCAGATTAATTTGAATCCGTTTACACTTATTGGTGCCACTACACGTTCGGGATTGTTAACTGCTCCGATGCGTGCCCGTTTTGGGATTTCATCTCGTTTGCAATATTATACTACGGAACTTTTGACAACAATTGTTGAAAGAAGTGCTTCTATCTTAAAAATGCCGATTGATCTTGAAGCGGCAATTGAAATTGCAGGCCGTAGCCGTGGAACTCCTCGTATTGCTAATGCCTTATTGCGAAGAGTACGTGATTTTGCTCAAATAAAAGGAAATGGCAGAATTGATCTTGAAATTTCTAGATATGCCTTAAAAGCATTAAATGTAGATGCTCATGGTCTTGACGAAATGGACAATAAGATTTTATTGACTATTATTAATAAGTTCAAAGGCGGTCCTGTTGGACTTTCTACTTTGGCAACGGCTGTATCTGAAAGCAGCGAAACTATTGAGGAAGTTTATGAACCATTTTTGATTCAAGAAGGATTTATTATGCGTACACCGCGAGGTCGTGAAGTGACAGAAAAAGCATATAAACATTTAGGAAAGGTAAATACAAACATACAAGGAGGTTTGTTTTAATTTTATGTCTGACAAGTTAAAATATACTTATCCCGAAAAATTATCTTTGTTAAGATTTTTTAGAGATGCTGAAGGAGTTCGTAGAAATCCTATTCCTTTTCATAAAAAATATTTTGAGAAATTTGGAGATTCCTTTTCTATTAGAACTGGTTTTTCAAAGTATATAATTTTGTCAAGAGATAATGAAATTGCACAGTATATTTTAGTTAAGAATCAGAAGAATTACCATAAATCTAAATTTCAGTCTGTCTATCTTTCTAAGTATTTAGGAAAAGGACTTTTAACTAGTGATGGCGATTTTTGGTTAAAACAAAGACGTTTGATTCAGCCAGCATTTCATAAACAAAAAATGAATCAGCTGGTTGCTAATATGAATACTGTTATAACTTCAGAAATAGATGATTTTGTTGAAGAAAAGCCAATAGATCTTTTTCCTGTAATGAGTAATCTGGCATTTAATGTTGTGGCGAAATCTTTATTTCAGCTTTCAACTGCTGAAGATAAATTTCAACGAATTAAGTTTATCATAGAGGAAGTTCAGAATTTCTTAATTAAGGAAATTAGGCTTCCACATAAAGCGTGGTGGTTTTCGCTGAGTGGACAAGTTAAAAAACATCTTAAGTTAGCCGAAGAAAATAACAATATTATTCAGGAAATCATTGAAGAAAGAAAAACTTCGGGAGAAGAAATAAATGATTTATTGAATATGCTTTTGGAAACTAGATATGAAGATACTGGTGAAAGTATGTCTGTCGAACAATTGATCGATGAGATTAAGGTTTTGTTTATTGCTGGACATGAAACAACTGCAAATGCTTTGACTTTTACGCTTCATCTTTTGGGAAAAAATCCAGAGATACAGCAAAAGATTTTCGATGAAATTACTGAGATCGAATCCAAGACAGATAATGTTATTGAACAGCTCCAAAAAATGATATATACCAATGCTGTTTTGAATGAATCGATGCGTTTATATCCACCAGCATGGATTACCGACAGACAGAATCTTGAAGATGATTCTTTAGTTCAGTTTAAAATTAAAAAAAATACATTGATTGGAGTTTCTTTTTACGAGCTGCATCGGAATCCAAAATATTGGGAGAACCCAGATGAATTTATTCCAGAACGATTTCTTGGAGATCAGAAGAAAGAATCAATGCAATATTTTTATCCTTTTGGTGCTGGCCCAAGAATGTGTATTGGAACTGGTTTTGCCATTTATGAAATGTGCCTGACGATATCTCAAATTGTAAAAAAATATGTCATTAAATCTAATAATGATGTAGTTCAATTTAATCCGCTTATTACACTAAAACCTGTTAATGTAGAAGTTTCATTTTTTAAAAGATGAGTATTAATTCAAAAGAAACATATTCAAAATTTATAAAAGAAGAAGCAAAAAGACTAGGTTTTATTTCTTGCGGAATTTCTAAAGCAGGTTTTTTGGAACAAGAAGCACCTCGGTTAGAGAAATGGTTAAAGAACAATCATAATGGTCAGATGGCTTATATGGAAAACCATTTTGATAAACGTTTAGACCCTACATTATTAGTCGATGATGCAAAAAGTGTAGTTTCTCTTTTACTTAATTATTTCCCATCTGAGTCTCAGAATAATGAAAGTTATAAAATATCGAAATATGCTTATGGACAGGATTATCATTTCGTTATTAAAGAAAAATTAAAAGAATTTTTACATTCCATTCAGGAAAATATAGGTGACGTTTCTGGTCGTGCATTTGTTGATTCGGCACCAGTTTTAGATAAAGCTTGGGCTGCAAAAAGTGGTTTAGGCTGGATCGGAAAAAACAGTAATTTATTAACTCAGAAAGTAGGTTCTTTTTACTTCATAGCAGAACTTATTTTAGATTTAGATTTAGAGTATGATCATGCTGTAACAGATCATTGTGGTTCCTGTACTGCTTGCATAGATGCTTGTCCTACACAGGCGATAGTGGCGCCTTATATTGTTGATGGGAGTAAATGTATTTCTTATTATACTATTGAGTTAAAGGAAAATCTTCCTTATGAAATGAAGGGAAAATTTGATGAGTGGATGTTTGGTTGCGATACCTGTCAAGATGTTTGTCCTTGGAATCGATTCTCTAAACCTCACTCTGAACCTTTATTTAACCCCAATCCTGATTTACTTTCTTTTACCAAAAAAGACTGGACGGAAATAACAGAAGAAACCTTTAAAATGGTTTTCAAAAACTCACCTATCAAGAGAACGAAATTTGATGGTCTAAAACGTAATATTAAGTTTTTAGAGTAAATATGTTAAGTTTTTTTTTTATTCTTTTAAGTTCTTGTTATTTAGGTTTTTATGTTTTTTAAGTGAGTAAAAACTTATTTTTTAATCTTACAAAATATTGTTTTTTTGTGAATTTTTTCTGTAAGAATATGATTTATTCATATTTCTTTAAGAAAATATGACTTATTCATTATCAAATGTTTATGTTTTTTAGCTTCTAAATGACGTGAACATTTGTTAAATTTTGTTATTCGACGACTTTCCATGCATTTTATCGACTAATATCGTCCTGATTTTAGTCTTTGATATACTTTCGTACCTCCAAAACTACTAATTTAATCTTGAGACGATTGCTAAATAAGTCTTACGCTTTGAAATGCTTATGGTAAAATTTTACTATTCTAGTGCTGAAAAAAGTTTTTTCAACTACTCAAAATCCAATCCTTATAATTTTTCGTATTTCATCAATATGCTAAAAACTATCATCAGTTTTTCAGTGTCTTATATTTCTGTTCCACAAACCCAAGTTGTCTATGCGTAACTTTACTTTTAATTGGTTTAATTTACTTAAGCCAAATTTTATTGTCTTATTCTTTTTTTTGATAAGCTGTAGTGCTTCTGCTCAGTTTTATTCAAAACATTATATTGCGCCGGCTCCCTGGCAGTATTTTAGTAAAGCAAATGAAATTGTCATAGCTACAAATTCTACATCTACTGTAAATGTTTCCATATCAAAAAGTAATGGAACTTTAATTGCTAATTTAACTACAGTAAAAGGAACTCCAGCTGTTTATAGATTTGCTGGTTTGCCAAAAAATGCTCCTGCATATGCATTTAATACTATTTTGAATAGTGCCGGATTAATAATTTCAGGTAATGCCCCTGTTTCTGTCAATTTAAGAAATATTGCTTCTGATGCGTTAGGTAGCGACGGAAGTGATAAAGATATCAAAGGAAATGCAGCATTAACTAGTTTCGGTGATGCTGGAATAGGAATTAGATACAGAATAGGATATTATAGAGACGGATCTTTGGGGAATTTTAACAATTATGGAGACCAACGTCCTATTTACAGTGTAATGGCGATTAGTAACGGTACAACTATAAAACTTAATAACGCAGTTATTACAACATTAGATGCAGGACAAAGTTATTTGTTTACTGCACCTATGGGATCTTTAGTAGAGACTTCAAATCCAACAGTAATGAACACTTCTGCGGCGATAGACACGCCAAATGGCTGTGGAGATGGAGCTTATAATCAAATTCCTCCTGAAGCAGTTTTAGGAACAGAATATTTTATTGAAAGAGGAAAAGGAAATGATACTGCGGAGCAGACAACTGTAGTGGCAACAAAACCCAATACGGTTTTAACTATAGATACATTTTCAGCAACAGGTGCGTTAACAGCTACTGTAAATAAAACACTAGTTAATGCTGGTGATTTTTACACCTTCAAAAATGGTGTTTCTGGAACTAATTTCTCAGCATCTAGAGTTTTTGCTACAAATAATGTTGCTGTATACTCAGGAACTGCACGAGATTGTGAGGTTGATGTTTATACTATTGCGCCTGTTTCACAATGTGGCGGGTCTAATTTTATTGAAACGGCTAAATTTAGGAATTATGGAGTAGATGCATTGCCTTATTTTGGATATGTACTTTTGAAGGATGCTTCTGAAAAAGTATATATAAATGGAGTAGATATCGAAACGAAACCAGGAATTGCTGCTCGTCATCAATTAGGCAATACAGGTTGGTACTTGATTAATTTTGAAGACAATCAAATAGGAAGCCCTGATATTCTCTCGCTTTCAAGTTTAGCTAAATTAACAGTTTCGATTGTACAACAAGGAGGAGGATTTACGATGGCTGGATTTTTCTCAAATTTTGCAGTTCAACCAGCAGATCCAACCTTTACTTATGTATCAGGGGGAGGATGTACCAATAATACAGCTACATTAACTACACCTACAGGGTTTGCTCCTTATCAATGGTATCTAAATGGAGTGGCAATTTCAGGTGCAAACTCAGAAACATATACAGCTACGAAAACAGGTTCATATTCAGTTGCTTCAACCTTGACTTGTGGAGCTCAGACTCAATCTAAACCAGTTTCAGTTACTTTATGTACTGATTTAGGAGTTACAAAAACAGTAGATAACGCGACACCATGTGTTGGTTCTAACGTTGAGTTTACTGTAAAATTGAGCAATTTAGGTGTGAATAATGCTACGGGAGTTTCGATAAACGATCTACTTCCGAGCGGATATACATTTGCCAGCTCAACACAAACAGTAGGAAGTTATAATGCAACAACGGGTGTTTGGAGTATAGGAGATGTAAATGGAGGAGTTGTAGAAACATTAAAAATTACTGCAAAGGTTAATGCATCTGGTGTTTATACTAATACAGCAGCTTTGCCGGGAACAACAACAGATAGTAACTCAAATAATAATAGTGCTAGTGTTTCAACTAATCCAAATCCATTGCCAACTGCTTCGATAACAGGAACCTTAACGGCTTGTTTAACAACTACTTTGACGGCTGTGACAAATGCAGCATCTCCAACGTATGTTTGGTATAAAAATAATGCTGTGATTTCTGGTCAAACATCCTCATCATTGGTTGTAAATTCTGATGGAGATTATAAAGTAAAAGTTACAAATTCTTCGACAGGATGTGAAACAACTTCTACTGCTTCTACAGTAAAAGTAAGTGATACAGACAAACCGGTAAAACCTGTTTTGGCAGATATTACAGCGCAATGTTCAGCAACTGTAACCGCTCCAACCACAACGGATAATTGTGCAGGTACTGTGACAGGAACAACAACAAGTCCGTTAACATATACAGCTCAAGGAACCTATTCTATTACCTGGAGTTTTAATGATGGAAATGGGAATGTTGAAACTGCAATTCAAAAAGTGATTATTAAAGATACTCAAAAACCAGCAATTACATGTCCAACAGCAGTTGTGGTTTCTGCAGATGCAAATTCTTGCGTGGCAACCGGTGTTAATTTAGGCACGCCTACCACATCAGATAATTGCAGTGGAGCAGTAACGGTAACAAACAATGCACCGTCAAGTTTTCCAATTGGAAATACAACGGTAACTTGGACAGCAACAGATGCTGCAGGAAATACGCAGACCTGCACACAGACAGTAACAGTAAACGATACCCAAAAACCAGCAATTACATGTCCATCGGCAGTTGTGGTTTCTGCAGATGCAGATTCTTGCTCGGCAACAGGAGTTAGTTTAGGCACTCCGACAACATCTGATAATTGCAGTGGAGCAGTAACGGTAACAAACAATGCACCGTCAAGTTTTCCAATTGGAAATACAACGGTAACCTTGACAGCAACAGATGCTGCAGGAAATACGCAGACCTGCACACAGACAGTAACAGTAAACGATACCCAAAAACCAGCAATTACATGTCCATCGGCAGTTGTGGTTTCTGCAGATGCAGATTCTTGCTCGGCAACAGGAGTTAGTTTAGGCACTCCGACAACATCTGATAATTGCAGTGGAGCAGTAACGGTAACAAACAATGCACCGTCAAGTTTCCCGATTGGAAATACAACAGTAACCTGGACAGCAACAGATGCGGCAGGAAATAAACAGACCTGCACGCAGACTGTAACAGTAAACGATACCCAAAAACCAGCAATTACATGTCCATCGGCAGTTGTGGTTTCTGCTGATGCAGATTCTTGCTCAGCAACAGGAGTTAGTTTAGGCACTCCGACAACATCTGATAATTGTAATGGAACAGTAACGGTAACTAACAATGCACCGTCAAGTTTCCCGATTGGAAATACAACAGTAACCTGGACTGCAACAGATGCGGCAGGAAATAAACAGACCTGCACGCAGACTGTAACAGTAAACGATACCCAAAAACCAGCAATTACATGTCCATCGGCAGTTGTGGTTTCTGCAGATGCAGATTCTTGCTCGGCAACAGGAGTTAGTTTAGGCACTCCGACAACATCTGATAATTGTAATGGAACAGTAACGGTAACAAACAATGCACCGTCAAGTTTTCCGATTGGAAATACAACAGTAACCTGGACAGCAACAGATGCGGCAGGAAATAAACAGACCTGCACGCAGACTGTAACAGTAAACGATACCCAAAAACCAGCAATTACATGTCCATCGGCAGTTGTGGTTTCTGCAGATGCAGATTCTTGCTCGGCAACAGGAGTTAGTTTAGGCACTCCGACAACATCTGATAATTGTAATGGAATAGTAACGGTAACAAACAATGCACCGTCAAGTTTCCCGATTGGAAATACAACAGTAACCTGGACAGCAACAGATGCGGCAGGAAATAAACAGACCTGCACGCAGACTGTAACAGTAAACGATACCCAAAAACCAGCAATTACATGTCCATCGGCAGTTGTGGTTTCTGCAGATGCAGATTCTTGCTCGGCAACAGGAGTTAGTTTAGGCACTCCGACAACATCTGATAATTGTAATGGAACAGTAACGGTAACAAACAATGCACCGTCAAGTTTTCCGATTGGAAATACAACAGTAACCTGGACAGCAACAGATGCGGCAGGAAATAAACAGACTTGTACTCAAATAGTAAAAGTTGTAGGCCCGATTAAACCCAATAATGATGTGGTTTCGATTAACGGATATCCAGGAGGAACTGCCGTTTCAGATGTTTTAGCAAACGATTTTCTTAATTGTAAAGCAGTAGTCAGAAGTGAAGTTGATTTGACTTTGGCTTCTTCATTACCGTCAGTTTTAACTTTTGATACTACAACAGGAAAAGTTACTGTTAAGCCAAATACACCAGCAGGAACATATTCTTTTGACTATAAAATTTGCGAAGTGGCGAATACTTCTAATTGTAATACTGCAACTGTAGAAATAAAAGTTACCGCACCAGCAATTTTAGCTGTAAAAGAAGACTTAGGACCAATCAATGGAACAATAGGAGGTACAACGACATCACTTATTGCATCGGATAAACTGAATGGAGTTCAGGCCGTTATTGGATCAAATCCGGGACAGGTTACTTTAACAGCAGCGAATGTTCCAGCAGGATTTACCGTTAATGCAGACGGAACAATTACGGTAAGCAAAGGTGTTAAAAAAGGAAATTATGATATTGAATATACCATCTGCGACAATAATAATATTACGACTAACTGCTCAACAGCAACTTCAACAGTTACTGTAACAGCAGCAGATTTAGTTGCCAATCTGGACGCTGCGGGATCAGTAATTGGAGGAAACAGTTCTCAGGCCCTTATCAATGTTTTTGATAATGATACTAAAAACGGGGCAAAACTGGATCCGTCAGAAGTGAAACTGACACCTGGAACAGACCCGAAAGGCTTCTTAACAATTGATTCAGACGGAAATGCGATTTTAGGGGCTAATGCACCGGCAGGAAATTAT
This portion of the Flavobacterium panacagri genome encodes:
- a CDS encoding cytochrome c oxidase subunit II is translated as MTSLLVIIVLVLLAVALWQLTKIFDLTQVGASSDDSQVASDNDNNIQGYIMFGFLAFIYIFTIYGLLKWGNLALHTPASEHGGLVDNLMNITWVLIFTVQVITQGLLYWFSFKYKGNKDKKALFFADSNKLEAIWSIIPSVVLACLILYGLYAWNNIMFVDKDEDVIEIELYAQQFKWTARYAGQDNVLGKANVRLIEGVNTLGVDMSDKNAQDDIVVSELHIPKGKKVHFKMRSQDVLHSAYFPHFRAQMNCVPGMVTEFAFVPTYTTAEYREMPFMVEKVANINKLRAEKSIELVAKGGTALDPYTFDYLLLCNKICGASHYNMQMKVVVDTPEDYKKWLSEKTTLAQDIAAAKAAEKPAEGAAPTTDSTAKVIDTVKAVVDTVKAAVAKVAMK
- a CDS encoding cytochrome c oxidase subunit I; this encodes MSAEAHDHDHGHDHEHEHHHKDTFITKYIFSIDHKMIAKQYLITGIVMGVIGIAMSLLFRMQLAWPEESFKIFNVLLGDKFAPDGVMANDIYLALVTIHGTIMVFFVLTAGLSGTFSNLLIPLQIGARDMASGFMNMISYWLFFLSAVVMLCSLFVEAGPASAGWTIYPPLSALPQAIPGSGTGMTLWLVSMAIFIASSLMGSLNYIVTVLNLRTKGMSMTRLPLTIWTFFVTAIIGVISFPVLLSAALLLIFDRSFGTSFFLSDIYIAGEVLHYQGGSPVLFEHLFWFLGHPEVYIVILPAMGLVSEIMATNSRKPIFGYRAMIMSVLAIAFLSTIVWGHHMFISGMNPFLGSVFTFTTLLIAIPSAVKAFNWITTLWKGNLQFNPAMLFSIGMVSTFITGGLTGIILGDSTLDINVHDTYFVIAHFHLVMGISALYGMFAGIYHWFPKMYGRMLNKNLGYIHFWITAVCAYGVFFPMHFIGLAGLPRRYYTNTNFPLFDDLQNVNVLITTFALVGGAFQLVFLYNFFSSIFYGKKAVQNPWKSTTLEWTTPVEHIHGNWPGEIPHVYRWPYDYSNPNHDVDFVPQNVPMKEGEEVLHH
- the ruvB gene encoding Holliday junction branch migration DNA helicase RuvB — translated: MNENLDPTTKGYNSEELDLEKRLRPLSFDDFAGQDQVLENLKVFVAAANQRGEALDHALFHGPPGLGKTTLANILANELQVGIKITSGPVLDKPGDLAGLLTNLDERDVLFIDEIHRLSPVVEEYLYSAMEDFKIDIMIESGPNARTVQINLNPFTLIGATTRSGLLTAPMRARFGISSRLQYYTTELLTTIVERSASILKMPIDLEAAIEIAGRSRGTPRIANALLRRVRDFAQIKGNGRIDLEISRYALKALNVDAHGLDEMDNKILLTIINKFKGGPVGLSTLATAVSESSETIEEVYEPFLIQEGFIMRTPRGREVTEKAYKHLGKVNTNIQGGLF
- a CDS encoding cytochrome P450; amino-acid sequence: MSDKLKYTYPEKLSLLRFFRDAEGVRRNPIPFHKKYFEKFGDSFSIRTGFSKYIILSRDNEIAQYILVKNQKNYHKSKFQSVYLSKYLGKGLLTSDGDFWLKQRRLIQPAFHKQKMNQLVANMNTVITSEIDDFVEEKPIDLFPVMSNLAFNVVAKSLFQLSTAEDKFQRIKFIIEEVQNFLIKEIRLPHKAWWFSLSGQVKKHLKLAEENNNIIQEIIEERKTSGEEINDLLNMLLETRYEDTGESMSVEQLIDEIKVLFIAGHETTANALTFTLHLLGKNPEIQQKIFDEITEIESKTDNVIEQLQKMIYTNAVLNESMRLYPPAWITDRQNLEDDSLVQFKIKKNTLIGVSFYELHRNPKYWENPDEFIPERFLGDQKKESMQYFYPFGAGPRMCIGTGFAIYEMCLTISQIVKKYVIKSNNDVVQFNPLITLKPVNVEVSFFKR
- the queG gene encoding tRNA epoxyqueuosine(34) reductase QueG, which gives rise to MSINSKETYSKFIKEEAKRLGFISCGISKAGFLEQEAPRLEKWLKNNHNGQMAYMENHFDKRLDPTLLVDDAKSVVSLLLNYFPSESQNNESYKISKYAYGQDYHFVIKEKLKEFLHSIQENIGDVSGRAFVDSAPVLDKAWAAKSGLGWIGKNSNLLTQKVGSFYFIAELILDLDLEYDHAVTDHCGSCTACIDACPTQAIVAPYIVDGSKCISYYTIELKENLPYEMKGKFDEWMFGCDTCQDVCPWNRFSKPHSEPLFNPNPDLLSFTKKDWTEITEETFKMVFKNSPIKRTKFDGLKRNIKFLE